Within the Fibrobacter sp. genome, the region TGGCAAGTGATAGCACACCCAATTCCCTCTGAAGTCCTCCGTGGTTTGAGAAGCGGGGTTCAATCTGCTTAAGAATTGAGAGAGCCTTTTTAGTATCGCCTGATTTCTCAGCCGCGGAAGCAGCTTTCATAAATAGATCCACATTATCAGGCGTTTTTTTCAGCACCTCCTCGTAATGCTGAAGTGCCCTGGAGTACTTGCCCGATGATACGAAAAGGTCGCCCAGATAAATACTTGGCTCCGGATCTCCCTTAAGATGAGTTTTAGCATCTGTGAATGCCTTGATCGCCTCCTCGCTTTTTTTAAGAAGCATAAGACTGCGGCCATGCTCTATGTAGGCTCTCCCAAGCTCATTACCCGCCTTTATCAATCGTTCGGAGTACTCAAGCCCCTGTTTCCCGTTCCCTTCATCATTGCTTCTGCGTGCATAAAAAAGCAGGGCAAAGGGATCATCCGGATCATTGGCAATAATCTTTTTATATACTCCTTCGGCTTCATCCTTCTTTCCCAATCCCTCGTATGCCAGAGCTTTCTCTGAAAGGAGTTCGCCTTTGTTCAAACCACGCTGTTCCCCCAGCATGGCGATCCGCACAGCATCTTCAAACCTTCTGGCTTTACGGAAATTCCGGGCCAGCGGGGTATAAACGGGGAGGTATTCCGGAAGGGACATGAAGATGAAATTAAGCGCCTCTGCAGCATCACTGTTTCTGCCCACCGCCTCAAAGAAGATACCCGCCCTGTGGTAACCCACTATCACGCTTCTGTTTTTCTCGCAGATTCTTCTGTACTCATCGGCCACTTTGGTCGAATCAGTTCCTTTGCTGAACCTCTCAGAAATAATACAATCGCCTAATTGCTTTAAAACCTTGTAGTCTTCTCCGACCGCAGGAAGTTTGACAAAGCGGGTCAGGTCACGTGGAACCGTCTGCTTCAGTTCCTTGATCAGAGAAAGAAGAATTTCATCGAGTTCTGCCCCGATTCTGTTTAATTTGAAGTTTCGCTCTATTGTGGTATAGATTTTTTTAGTCTGAACAGAGTGAACCTCCATGTAATAGAAGACACTCTTGTCCCTAGCAGAGATTTCAAATCTCTGAATACCAACAAAATCAGCCTTCAGTGTTTTTGCAGCATTGAGATAATCGGTATCGTCGGGTACTTTGGAGAGATTTGAGTGATCGGGGACATGCTTGCGAACCAGATCTGGGCTGACAAGTGTCACGTTTTCAAATGCAGCAAGCTTAAACTCCATCACAGCTTCTATAACCGCTGCCATCCACTTGTCTTCGGAATTCAAAGATGCATCAATTGCCCTGCCCAGAAGGAAAACAACCTTTTCCGGCATTTTAACTTCAGGCTCAGGAGCAGGTTCTTGTGCGGAAAGATTTGCGAATGCAAACCAGACCAAGAACGTCGAAAATATCCGGTTCAACCGCATAAATTTGACCTTTCACCCATCTGATAACCAACTGCAACCTGATTGCAAAAAATTTACACAGAGGAAAATATACTCTCTCCCTAATACCAAAATAATACTTGTACATACCATTCTCTATCTGAAAATAAGGAAAAAAGAATAAGGAATAATGGAACATAAAGAGGGATTTGGGGCAAAAAAAAACAGAAATTAAAAAAAAGGGAGCGGTTTCCACCGCTCCCCCGGCAATTTCAGTAAATGTTGTCCTCAGGCACCAAGTAACTGAAGTGTACTTTGAGGAATCATATTTGCCTGAGACAACATAGCCGTTGCAGACTGGGTCAGAATCTGGTTTCTTGTGAATCTTGTGGTTTCCTGTGCGAAATCCACATCTCTGATTGTTGATTCTGCAGACTGCTGGTTGGAGTTTGAAACCAGGAGGTTATTTATAGCATGCTCCATACGGTTGATAAAGGCACCCATGTTGGAACGCATGGTGTTAACACTGTCTATTGCTACATCCAGAACAGAAATCGCTGTGGCGGCTGCAGGCTGGGAAGTAAGGTATGTTGATGTAATAGTATTTCCTTCTGTTCCCAACTGGTCACTGGTGAGAGTGTCAATTGTAACAGTGATGCTGTCCACACCATATGATGAATTGGCGTCGATCCACAGCGCGGAACCCTCATCACCTCCTACTCCACCAATTCCAAACCTTTCATTAGATGATGAACCTGTTGAGGAGATCAGCTTCATTCCGTTATAGTTGGTAACCTCTGCTATGCGGTCGATTTCAGTAATCAACTGACGGTACTCGGCATTAGTGTACCCGCGTTCAACTGAAGTGAGTGTATCGTTTGCAGACTGGATCGCCAGTTCACGCATACGCTGAAGAATCTCGGATATCTCATTTGCCGCTCCTTCAGCGATGCTTACCGCCGCTATTCCATCCTGGGCATTTCTTATGGCCTGATCAGTACCTCTGACCTGTGTCCTCAAATTTTCAGAGACTCCCAGACCAGCCGCATCATCAGAAGCGCGATTGATCCGCAGACCCGTAGACATCTTCTCCAGGCTTTTGGAAAGATCCCGGTTTACTCTGAAAAGGGCACTCTGGGTGACAATTGCTGGGACGTTATGATTGATACGCATTGGAAACCTCCTTGTTTTACAATGACACCCCTGCGTGAAAAGGCATCATCGGTGGTGAATATTTGGCATCCGTGCCAAACTATAAAGAACTGAGCAAAGAACTTCTTTCCTGTCTCTTTTTTTCCCCCTCTCCGAAGTTCTCATTAACAAATATCGACAAGACGCAAATCAGGCTTTAGTCTTTTTTTAACAGCCCAATTCACTTAGAATTTTTTTTACCCTGTGATAATATGTGTGCTCACCCTTAATTCTCTTCATTGCACGCTCTGAAATCACAAGCCGCTCTTTCTCATTTGCAGTATAGCGGGTAACAAGTTCTTTTAAGTGTTCGACAGATGAATAGGTAACCACCTCATCGTCTGCAAACAATTCTCCCAGATCCTCCTGAGGATCACTTATCACAAAACCTCCACAGAGTGGTATATCAAAAACCCGCTGGTTCACTCCTGATGGCATCTGACAACTGGTAATATTTACATTCACATCAATTCGTCTGTAAATATCGGCCAGACCTGTTCGGTAGTCTATATCCGGATTTGTGATAAGCTCTCCACCGCAGAGCTCCCTCCATCCCTCAGGATCTCCAAATGTCTGCAGGCCACAAGGGATCAGAGCATCCACAATCTGTTTCCTGCGCATCATACTCGCGGTATGGATAATATACGACCGCAGCCACACCATATTTCGCTCATCTGTAAAAGGCAAAACACAGCCGGTTTCCCTGCATACGGATTCCATTATGGAATCGATCCGGGCGGGCGAGCACAGAAGCTTCTGTGCACAGGTGTAAACAAAAGGTTCCATATCATCCTTATACAGAAATTTACCTGCAATTCCGGAGAGAAATTTCCTTCCCATTGAACTTCCCACAAAACCCAGCCTGCACAGGGAAGACTTTCCTTCTGTAAATGGAAACATCTCCGGATCAGCAGCCAGCGGGAGGTATTTTACGGATCCAAAACCGGATGATTTGAGAAAAGGAAGATAAGCCCGTTCCCAGCAGAACGCAGCCATATTCTTATTTATAAATTGACGCTGATGGAGCAGTATCGGATGAGGATCATCAACAAACCACACTACAATCGGGATTCCACTCCTGGTTGCCAGCTCAGGAAGCATCCCGTTCCCATCAAAACCCAGCATGTTTACAGAGATAATCACATCAGGCTTTTCCGACTGAATCAGGCACTGAAGTCTCGATTCATAACTGAGGGCAGAGCCGGCTTTTCCATATTCAAAGGGAACCGCTCTCATTCCAATAGAGGACAATGCTCTACAGAGCTCCTCCTGAAGAAAAAACTTTCCGTGAAGCACAAGTGCGCTGCCGCTTTTAGATCCTTCACCTTCAGGAAAAAAAAGGCTAGTAAGCTGGTTATAAAATTCTCTCCTGGCGAAAACTGAAGCAGGATGCCTGATGAACTGTAGACAGCATCCACCCTGCAGAAATGAACTGATCAGGTGCTCCTTGTCAGGAGTTACAGATGAGATCTCAACTGTCTGGATTTCCGAAAAAAACTCTTTTTTGCAGTTTTTAAGGAGTTCTTCGTAATAGTCGATGAGCATCACCCTGCAGCCATGGGGAATTTTCTTTACAATTCCGGGAAGGTGATATCCCAGGCCTGTCCCGAGCAGGACTAATCTGTCTCCCCAGACCTGAAGGCCATCAAAATATTTCCACTCCTCTTCAGGTTTGACAAGAGAGTGCAGGTGAATTGTCGCACCGTCCTGTTTTACCAGCTTTGCTGAAAGCATTCCCGACTGAGCCTTGAATATTTTCAGGTTCATACTATCCATATTATCATCCCAAACCCTTCATAGAATTTGAACACTTAAAGTGTACAAGTTCGGACATAAGACACTTTTCTTTACGCAAGCATTTATTTTATAATAAAGGAATGAAAATAACAGGATCAAAATGATGGGACAAGGAAGACAAAAACCAGAGAACATACTTCATGATGTCATCGCTGCCGCCCGTACAGGAGACTACGGTAAAGCAGCATCAGACCTTAACAGGGCACTTATCCTGCTGCAGACAGAACTCTCCGGCGGTAAAGTTTCATCCGAGGGATTGTCAAAAATCACTTACTCTCTGCAGACACTCCTGGCCATGCAGCAGATCGGAGACTGGGTTGCATTCGCCGATGTCCTCGAGTACGAGTTCATCGCGCTGTGGAAATCTCTTGTTCCTGATCAGAACTGACCTCAAGTCTTCTTCCAGCCAGTTGACCACACGCACCCTGAATATCCGCCCCCCTGCTCTTTCTGATTGTCGCGGATAAACCTCTCCTGTGCAGTTCATCCGAAAACCTCTCGACACTCTTTTCAGATGTTTTCTCAAGAAGAAGATCCCCGGAGGGATTCAGAGGAATCAGGTTGATTTTACAGGGAAATCCCCCAAGAAGCTTCTGAAGTCTATCTACAGCAACCTGAGTATCGGTTTCTCCTTCGATCAGAACGTATTCAAACGTAACTCTTCTGCCGGTTTTATTGTAGTATGCCTTAGCAATGGAGACCAGCGATTCTATCGGATACTTCTTGTTAATTGGCATAAGCCTGCTGCGCTGTTCATTATTGAAAGAGTTAAGTGAGATCGCCAACCCGACATTCAGATTCTCTCTCATGAGCTTTTCAATTGACGGGATCACCCCTGCAGTTGATACAGTTATTCTTCTGCCCCCGATATTGAAAGCATCCTCATGCATTATGATCTCGAGGCTGGTGCGGAAATTCTGGAAATTGGAAAGCGCCTCACCCATGCCCATGAACACTATATTAGTGACCGGTTTGTCTGATTTTGAAGCTAAATAATCGTTAATCCCGATCAACTGCCCTATTATCTCCTCCTGGGTAAGATTCCGGATGAAACCCATTTTTCCTGTCTGACAGAAAACACATCCCAGGCCACACCCCAGTTGACTGGAAAGACAGGCTGTTCTCCTGTCATCATCATAGAGCAGTACACTCTCGGCCAGATGAGGTGATTCCACAAGTGAAAAACCGAATTTCACAGCGTCACCGCGCCGTGATTCTTTTATCACAAGCGGTTTCAGCTTCTGAATTGTAAAAATGCCGGAAAGCCTCTCGCGGAGCGCCTTCGGCATGTTATTCATGGAGTCAAAACTCTCCACCCGCTTCTGGTAAACCCATTTGAAGATCTGCCTGGCCCGGAATGCGGGTTCACTTAAAGAAGCAATTCTAGCCGGAAGCTCACCGGGAGTGATATTTTTGAATCTTTCGAGATTATTCACTATATCAAATTCCTGCAAGATACTTTGATCATTTCCGGTGTGCACCAGAATGACTTGATACTGTATTCAGTAAGTGTTTAGAAAAAGGCAGGGTTCTTACGGGAAGGGAAAAGAAGAGAAATTCCCGGAATCAGAAAAGGAAAATGCGGTCGGTCGGACTCGAACCGACACAGGCTGACGCCCACTACCCCCTCAAAGTAGCGTGTCTACCAGTTCCACCACGACCGCTTATATAAAGATCTTACTTCTGTTCTGCCGGGGGAACGATCGGCAGTTCCGATGCTTCACCACTGCCCGCCGGTGCAGTCTGCTCGGTACCCTGCTGTAAAGGCAGACCTTTTCCTTCAAGCACAGAAGAAGGAGAGTAAGACTGCTGTTTCTGAGCGCGTTCCTGAAGAATTGACTTCTGGCCCGTTACATTCTGTTTACCCACAACAAACGACATCACTATGCACAGGATAAGGAAAGCCGACCCGAAAATAGCTGTGCCTCTGGTCAGAATATTAGCCGTATCCTGTGTTCCTAAAAGGCTGTTTGCTCCCCCCAGTCCTCCGCCGATAGCTCCTGAAATACCGCCACCTTTATCGGACTGAATAAGGATGAGTAAGCAAAGTAAAATACATACTAAAACAAAAATCACTATCAGAATACCAAATAACATACTTTACCTTTGATGAGTGTGATATTACACAGGTTTAACAATGCCGGCAAAATCTGCGGCCTTCAGCGATGCTCCCCCGATCAAGCCCCCATCAACATCGTTTCTGCTGAGAAGATCTTTGGCGTTATCGGGTTTCATGCTGCCACCGTACTGAATTCGGATTGCCCCTGCGGTTTCGTCACTAAACATTTTAGAAATTATTCCGCGGATAAAAACATGTGCATCATTTGCCTGCTCAGGTGTGGCTGTTTCTCCGGTCCCTATTGCCCACACAGGTTCATAAGCAATTGTGCACTTCAATGCGTCTTCTGTGGAAAGTCCCTCGAAAGCTCCTCTGACCTGACGTTCAATAACTGCATCCATCTTTCCGCTCTTGCGTTCTTCGAGTGTTTCACCCACACAGATTATGGGAAGAAGCCCTGATCCCAGCACAGCCTTGACTTTCTTATTCACATTTGCATCGGTCTCACCAAAATACTGCCTCTGCTCTGAATGCCCGATAATAATGTAGGTTACTCCCACACTCTTAAGCATTGCACAGCTCACCTTTCCGGTGAAGGCACCTTTTGCTTCCCAATGCACATCCTGGGCACCCAGTTTCACATTTGAATCTTTGATGATCTCGTACACTGCGGAAAGGTTTGTATAAGGAGGACAAACTGCTATATCGACATCACTGATCTTTCCCACAGCCTCTACCACACCCCTGGCCAAAGCTTTCGCTTCCTCAAGAGTGGTGTTCATTTTCCAGTTTCCAGCGATAAATTTCTTACGGGCCATTATTTCTCCTCAATAGCTTCTTTTACAATGGTCATGTAAAATAGTTAAGTGCTATTAAATTTTCAACACAATCTTTGAAATGGGCGTTCAGGCGGTTTTTCGCCCGCACGCCCGTACATAATTATTTGTCATTGAGAGCCTTGATACCGGGAAGGACTTTTCCTTCCACTAACTCCAGTGAGGCACCACCACCTGTGGAAATATGGGACATGCGATCAGCAACACCCGCCTTCTTTACAGCAGAAACAGAATCACCACCACCGATAACAGTCACTGCGCCACTCAATTCAGCCAGCGTCTGAGCGATAGCCTGAGTCCCTGCCGCAAATCTGGGGAACTCAAAAACACCCATAGGCCCGTTCCAGAATACTGTTTTGGCACCGCTGAGAGCCTTTTTAAAATTCTCAATTGTCTTTGGACCTATATCCATCCCCATCCATCCGGCCTCTATCGCCTCAGGAGTTTCCTTAGATTCCGCATCTGCAGAAAATTCCCGTGTGACAATGTGATCCACCGGCAGGTATACCTCAACACCGGCTGATTTAGCCTTACTGAGGATATTACCTGCTGTCTCCAGCATATCTTCCTCAATAAGGGAATTGCCCACAGAAATGCCTTTGGATTTCAGGAATGTATATGCCATCCCTCCGCCGATGATAATGCTGTCGACTTTGGAAAGCAGACTTTCCAGAACCGCAATTTTTGAGGAGACTTTTGCGCCCCCGATCACAGATGCAAATGGTTTCTGAGGATTCCTGACGATTTTTTCCTCCAGAAACTCCAGCTCTTTTTCCATCAGAAATCCAGCAACTGCAGGAAGATAGTGAGCAGTTGTTTCAGTCGATGCATGGGCGCGATGTGCGGTCCCGAATGCATCATTTACATATACATCACCGTAGGTTGCCAGCACTTTTGCCATCTTTTCCCTCTCGGCGGCATCCTTTGATTTTTCTTCTTTATTGAAACGGGTGTTCTCAAGCAGCAGCACCTCCCCGTTTTCAAGAGTTTTCACCATTTTCCCGGTTTCCTCATCTATACATCCGGGAGCCAGCTTTACCTCTTTTCCCAGCAGTTTTGAGAGGTGAGCTGCGACTGGTGCCATCTTATGCTTTCCTTCTATATATGATTTCTCATCAAAAGGCTTTCCGGCCTTTTCTGCCTTTTCCCTGGCTTTCCGGGTGTCCTTTTTAGGATCTCCCAGGTGGGACATCAGAACCAGAGATTTGGCACCCTTCTCAAGTACATATTTAATAGTGGGCAGCGAAGCCACAATCCTGGTATCATCCTGAATCACTCCATCCTTGAGCGGAACATTAAAATCAACCCTCATTAAAACGCGTTTGCCACTAAGGTCGATATCTCTGACAGTCTTTTTGGATATTCCCATAATTTTCCTCCTGAATCGATAGAGTGTGCAGATATAAGTTGAACGTGAGAAGATAAATAAAAAACAGGTGGGACTTCAATAATGGAAAAAAGAAGAGCCTGAACACTTTTGCTCTCCCGGATCGGGTGCACTGCTGTTCACAATTTTCTCCGTAGCCTCCAATTTAAGCACCGCATTTTAATTCCAGGAAAATATAAGATCTCTGTCAGGCATCAGATCAGTACAGAATACCCGGTAAACCATATACTTATCCTTAGCAAAAACAGTGTCGGCAGGATAGGATAAATGCTGCAGTTGCATAGAGACAGGTACAAGAATCACAAAAACAGCACGCTGCAGAGGACGTTTCCAGTACCCTGTTTGATCAATACTTTCTGCTCTGGTGACGGTCCGGTAAGATTTTCCGGTCGAATAACCGTATAACCCCAGTTCACAGGTACATCAATCCCCAATGTATCATTGTACCGGCTTGTCTTTAAAGAAAACAGATCGATAGTGCATGGGGAAGGGCTGCAACCTTCAGATAAAAGATATACCATTTCCAGGTAAACCTCTATTGCCCATTCAGATGAATCCCTGACCTGAATTTCCGACAAGACAGGCATCTTGTGTAAAGGTCTTGGATTGGCAGAGATACTCAAAAAAAATGAACAAATGCATGACAACAGTTAATGCTATTCCTGGAACCATATTCTTCCTCCTGCTTAACCAGTATTGGGGGGCTGGAACTTTATTTATGAGTATCACTCATATCACTTATAAAGGTAAAGCGTGATTCAATATTTATCTGCGCTACAGGATGAAGAGCATTTTCCCCTGGCTCACTATTACTTTTAGTGTTACAATAATAATTCCGGTTCAGCAATCACAAATGCATGTAAACAGAATTTTTTCAAAACAGGAGAGTTTTTATATAGATTATATGTAAGCATCCGGGTTTTTCCCACAACAGTCTGGAGGTGTAATGTCACACACTAACCATCTCTCATCATTTCTAATCTGCTTAGCCATTCTTACCGTAAATACCACATCTTTTGCAGATAAAATCACTGTCCAGGATTCTATCAATTCTTTTTTTGCAAAGATGGACGAAAATTTCCAGCAGCTCTGCGAGTCCCCGGCACTTAAAAGCACCAAACTGAGCCCTGCGGAAAAGCTCTTTGTCAGAACTATGAAGAGAAATCAGTTCTATCTTTCACTGGTTCGGACAAACTCCAGAGGAATAATCATCTCTGAGGCAATCAGAGGAAAAAATGTCGATCGCCCAAACAGCAATGCGGAAAATGAAAAGTGGTTTAAGGCGGTTAAAACCAGCAGCGAAAGCTACTATTCCATTCAGAAAGATAATGACAGGGCCAGATATTACCTTATCTGGAGTAAACCCCTGTTAATAAAGGGAAAATTCATCGGAGCCGTCATGGCCAAGATAGACCTGTGGGACAGTTTTTACGAATTTTCCAACTCGGTTTACTACCCTTTTTTCATCCGGTTGAGAAAACTGGGTTTGTTTTCACACAAATGGAAAAACGATTATACCTATAAAGAGGTTCCGCTTACCATACCAGGCGTAAGCAATATTACAGTGCGCTATATACCGGAAAGCCCATCTGCTTCCGCAACCATAGCCAGTGACTCTGTCAATCAACAAACTGTTACAGACAAAGCCTCAGAAGAAGCCGGAAAAACCACGGATACGAGCGCAGTTTCTGAAAAAGGCAAATCAAAAGCAGGCCTGGTATTTATCCTGATCAGCCTTATTGCCGGTACTGGAGTGGTTTCATTTGTATTTATTTCCAGAAAACGAAGAGCTGATTTTCTTAAAAGCCTGGATGAAGAATAATTCCGGAAGTTTGTCTGCTCCCTGCCGGGCGCACCCAATAAAAAAGGGCGGATCACTCCGCCCTTTTCTTTTTTCATCAGAAAGTCTCCGGCTTACTTTGAAGCCATGAAACGAACAAGATCAACGACTCTGTTTGAGTATCCCCACTCATTGTCATACCAGGAAACAACCTTGAAGAAACGTTTCTCGCCTTTGAGGTTGTTCTGGAGTGTGGCAAGAGAATCATAGATAGAAGAGCGGCTGTCATGGATAAAATCGGTTGATACCAGCTCTTCATCTGTGTAACCCAGGATACCCTTGAGATATGTCTTGGAAGCTTCTTTCAGCTTGGCATCGATCTCTTCAATGGAAGTGTCTTTAGTTGTACGGAAAGTAAGATCAACAACAGACACATCAGGTGTGGGAACACGGAAAGACATACCTGTGAGCTTGCCTTTTGTTGAAGGAAGCACTTCACCCACTGCCTTTGCGGCACCGGTTGTTGAGGGGATGATGTTCTGTGCTGCAGCACGGCCGCCTCTCCAGTCTTTCTTTGACGGACCATCAACGGTTTTCTGAGTGGCAGTGTAAGCATGAATAGTGGTCATCAGACCAGTCTCAATCCCGAAACCTTCCTTGAGAAGTACATGAACCACTGGAGCCAGACAGTTAGTGGTGCATGATGCATTAGA harbors:
- a CDS encoding phosphoglycerate kinase; this encodes MGISKKTVRDIDLSGKRVLMRVDFNVPLKDGVIQDDTRIVASLPTIKYVLEKGAKSLVLMSHLGDPKKDTRKAREKAEKAGKPFDEKSYIEGKHKMAPVAAHLSKLLGKEVKLAPGCIDEETGKMVKTLENGEVLLLENTRFNKEEKSKDAAEREKMAKVLATYGDVYVNDAFGTAHRAHASTETTAHYLPAVAGFLMEKELEFLEEKIVRNPQKPFASVIGGAKVSSKIAVLESLLSKVDSIIIGGGMAYTFLKSKGISVGNSLIEEDMLETAGNILSKAKSAGVEVYLPVDHIVTREFSADAESKETPEAIEAGWMGMDIGPKTIENFKKALSGAKTVFWNGPMGVFEFPRFAAGTQAIAQTLAELSGAVTVIGGGDSVSAVKKAGVADRMSHISTGGGASLELVEGKVLPGIKALNDK
- the secG gene encoding preprotein translocase subunit SecG produces the protein MLFGILIVIFVLVCILLCLLILIQSDKGGGISGAIGGGLGGANSLLGTQDTANILTRGTAIFGSAFLILCIVMSFVVGKQNVTGQKSILQERAQKQQSYSPSSVLEGKGLPLQQGTEQTAPAGSGEASELPIVPPAEQK
- a CDS encoding glycosyltransferase, which translates into the protein MNLKIFKAQSGMLSAKLVKQDGATIHLHSLVKPEEEWKYFDGLQVWGDRLVLLGTGLGYHLPGIVKKIPHGCRVMLIDYYEELLKNCKKEFFSEIQTVEISSVTPDKEHLISSFLQGGCCLQFIRHPASVFARREFYNQLTSLFFPEGEGSKSGSALVLHGKFFLQEELCRALSSIGMRAVPFEYGKAGSALSYESRLQCLIQSEKPDVIISVNMLGFDGNGMLPELATRSGIPIVVWFVDDPHPILLHQRQFINKNMAAFCWERAYLPFLKSSGFGSVKYLPLAADPEMFPFTEGKSSLCRLGFVGSSMGRKFLSGIAGKFLYKDDMEPFVYTCAQKLLCSPARIDSIMESVCRETGCVLPFTDERNMVWLRSYIIHTASMMRRKQIVDALIPCGLQTFGDPEGWRELCGGELITNPDIDYRTGLADIYRRIDVNVNITSCQMPSGVNQRVFDIPLCGGFVISDPQEDLGELFADDEVVTYSSVEHLKELVTRYTANEKERLVISERAMKRIKGEHTYYHRVKKILSELGC
- a CDS encoding flagellin; translation: MRINHNVPAIVTQSALFRVNRDLSKSLEKMSTGLRINRASDDAAGLGVSENLRTQVRGTDQAIRNAQDGIAAVSIAEGAANEISEILQRMRELAIQSANDTLTSVERGYTNAEYRQLITEIDRIAEVTNYNGMKLISSTGSSSNERFGIGGVGGDEGSALWIDANSSYGVDSITVTIDTLTSDQLGTEGNTITSTYLTSQPAAATAISVLDVAIDSVNTMRSNMGAFINRMEHAINNLLVSNSNQQSAESTIRDVDFAQETTRFTRNQILTQSATAMLSQANMIPQSTLQLLGA
- the gap gene encoding type I glyceraldehyde-3-phosphate dehydrogenase → MAIKVGINGFGRIGRMVFQAICDQGLLGKEIDVVAVVDISTDADYFAYQMKYDSVHGHFKHTVSTEKSDPSKEEADIIVVNGHKVKCVMATRNPAELPWKSLGVDYVIESTGLFTDSEKAKGHLEAGAKKVIISAPGKGSVKTIVMGVNQDEYDPANHHIVSNASCTTNCLAPVVHVLLKEGFGIETGLMTTIHAYTATQKTVDGPSKKDWRGGRAAAQNIIPSTTGAAKAVGEVLPSTKGKLTGMSFRVPTPDVSVVDLTFRTTKDTSIEEIDAKLKEASKTYLKGILGYTDEELVSTDFIHDSRSSIYDSLATLQNNLKGEKRFFKVVSWYDNEWGYSNRVVDLVRFMASK
- a CDS encoding triose-phosphate isomerase gives rise to the protein MARKKFIAGNWKMNTTLEEAKALARGVVEAVGKISDVDIAVCPPYTNLSAVYEIIKDSNVKLGAQDVHWEAKGAFTGKVSCAMLKSVGVTYIIIGHSEQRQYFGETDANVNKKVKAVLGSGLLPIICVGETLEERKSGKMDAVIERQVRGAFEGLSTEDALKCTIAYEPVWAIGTGETATPEQANDAHVFIRGIISKMFSDETAGAIRIQYGGSMKPDNAKDLLSRNDVDGGLIGGASLKAADFAGIVKPV
- the rlmN gene encoding 23S rRNA (adenine(2503)-C(2))-methyltransferase RlmN encodes the protein MNNLERFKNITPGELPARIASLSEPAFRARQIFKWVYQKRVESFDSMNNMPKALRERLSGIFTIQKLKPLVIKESRRGDAVKFGFSLVESPHLAESVLLYDDDRRTACLSSQLGCGLGCVFCQTGKMGFIRNLTQEEIIGQLIGINDYLASKSDKPVTNIVFMGMGEALSNFQNFRTSLEIIMHEDAFNIGGRRITVSTAGVIPSIEKLMRENLNVGLAISLNSFNNEQRSRLMPINKKYPIESLVSIAKAYYNKTGRRVTFEYVLIEGETDTQVAVDRLQKLLGGFPCKINLIPLNPSGDLLLEKTSEKSVERFSDELHRRGLSATIRKSRGADIQGACGQLAGRRLEVSSDQEQEISTAR